One genomic window of Mauremys mutica isolate MM-2020 ecotype Southern chromosome 5, ASM2049712v1, whole genome shotgun sequence includes the following:
- the CLDN23 gene encoding claudin-23 → MRTPPVMIVGLVLGPCGLLLNLVSTLTPCWRQVSSISGKPIDVVYQQGIWELCQETQSTRQRQCGLADELGYFPTQPVQVAKGLMVSSLVVTVLGLVVAALGVRCWQEEPHYLLAGLSGLILFGSGLMSLIPISWYNHDLSALPAPAGSTLEVGYSLVLGYLGSCLELIGGFSLALSLHQCCQECRRKKTTTKYPHRSQPGPATVSSRDFMPRSQKPAPKSFSNPVDVLEGERSVSCSLPCDSDL, encoded by the coding sequence ATGCGGACGCCGCCAGTGATGATCGTGGGCCTGGTGCTGGGCCCCTGCGGCCTGCTGCTGAACCTGGTCAGCACGCTGACTCCCTGCTGGAGGCAGGTGAGCAGTATATCCGGCAAGCCCATTGACGTGGTCTATCAGCAGGGCATCTGGGAGCTCTGCCAAGAGACCCAGAGCACCCGCCAGCGCCAGTGCGGCCTGGCTGATGAACTCGGCTACTTCCCCACGCAGCCAGTGCAGGTGGCCAAGGGGCTGATGGTCTCCTCGCTGGTTGTGacggtgctggggctggtggtGGCGGCTCTGGGGGTGCGCTGCTGGCAGGAAGAGCCCCACTACCTGCTGGCAGGCCTCTCCGGCCTGATACTCTTCGGCTCCGGGCTGATGAGCCTCATCCCCATCTCGTGGTACAACCATGACCTCAGCGCCCTGCCCGCGCCCGCAGGCAGCACCCTGGAGGTGGGCTACAGCCTGGTGCTGGGCTACCTGGGCAGCTGTCTGGAGCTCATCGGGGGCTTCTCCCTGGCCCtcagcctccaccagtgctgccaGGAGTGCCGGAGAAAGAAGACAACGACCAAATATCCCCACCGCAGCCAGCCGGGCCCCGCCACCGTATCTTCCAGAGACTTCATGCCCCGCAGCCAGAAGCCGGCTCCCAAGTCCTTCAGCAACCCCGTGGATGTGCTGGAGGGAGAAAGAAGcgtcagctgctccctgccctgcgACTCAGACTTATAG